The following proteins come from a genomic window of Nautilia profundicola AmH:
- a CDS encoding DNA translocase FtsK, with translation MRKSIYIFLFALIIYLLIATILPQPSIVGKVGEFLGNADFKLFAYLAYVFPILLGILLYLGYKKRFDADISMKVLGGVFLFFDLLFLQAAMFHKGVIGNLFVETLKNYIGIAGVGLLIFVLFLWSVFLLFEDRILDMFHKKETSNNEKNKVSERNYNESLEFDNDVSNIELDEDITDKVEVNDNKEKLAANDEIISEKDILTSNEDIVEDIKNNDENEEAFIKNEDLKQNTNENETHHVTHVEELEDTKKLLSEIETGEREKPKNWKFPPLDFLSKPKSGKKEINEAEIDKKIKILIEKLKQFKIEGDVVRYYVGPVVTTFEFKPLPHIKVSKILSLQDDLAMALKAQSIRIQAPIPGKDVVGIEIPNEKVETIYLREILESDIFKKAKSPLTIALGKDIVGAPFVTDLKKLPHLLIAGTTGSGKSVGINAMILSLLYRNSPDELKFLMIDPKMLEFSIFNDIPHLLTPVITEPKKAIMALNSMVKEMERRYKLMSKARVKNIEGYNAKVSENEKMPYIVIIIDELADLMMTSGKDVEYSIARLAQMARASGIHLIVATQRPSVDVVTGLIKANLPSRISFKVGQKIDSKVILDQFGAESLLGRGDMLFTPPGITGLIRLHAPFTSEDEIEKVVEYLKSQRNADYDTIIVNTIAESEMLEEIDDLDELFEEAKEIILKEKRTSISYLQRRLNIGYNRAANIIEQMERMGILSSPNAKGQREILI, from the coding sequence TTGCGTAAAAGTATTTATATTTTTCTATTTGCATTAATTATTTATTTGTTAATAGCCACAATTTTACCCCAACCTTCTATTGTTGGTAAAGTCGGAGAGTTTTTGGGAAATGCGGATTTTAAGCTTTTTGCTTATTTAGCTTACGTGTTTCCGATTTTATTGGGAATATTATTATATTTAGGATACAAAAAAAGATTTGATGCTGATATCTCAATGAAAGTATTAGGCGGGGTATTTTTATTTTTCGATTTGCTGTTTTTACAGGCAGCGATGTTTCATAAAGGTGTTATAGGTAATTTATTTGTGGAAACATTGAAAAATTACATTGGTATAGCAGGAGTAGGTTTACTTATTTTCGTTTTGTTTTTATGGAGTGTTTTTTTACTTTTCGAAGATAGAATTTTGGATATGTTTCATAAGAAAGAGACATCAAACAATGAAAAAAACAAAGTATCTGAAAGAAATTATAACGAGTCTTTAGAATTTGACAATGATGTAAGTAATATAGAATTGGATGAAGATATTACAGACAAAGTAGAAGTGAATGATAATAAAGAAAAATTAGCGGCTAATGATGAAATAATTTCTGAAAAAGACATTTTGACATCTAATGAAGATATAGTAGAAGATATTAAAAACAATGACGAAAATGAAGAAGCATTTATAAAAAATGAAGATTTAAAACAAAATACAAATGAAAACGAAACACATCACGTTACACATGTTGAAGAATTGGAAGATACTAAAAAGCTTCTTTCGGAAATAGAGACTGGTGAAAGAGAAAAACCTAAAAATTGGAAATTCCCGCCTTTAGATTTTTTAAGCAAACCGAAATCCGGTAAAAAAGAGATTAACGAAGCAGAAATCGATAAAAAAATAAAAATTCTTATAGAAAAACTAAAACAATTCAAAATCGAAGGCGATGTAGTCAGATATTACGTAGGGCCGGTTGTTACAACGTTTGAATTTAAACCTCTGCCGCACATTAAAGTTTCTAAAATACTTTCGCTTCAAGACGACCTTGCAATGGCTCTTAAAGCACAGTCAATCCGTATTCAGGCTCCTATTCCAGGAAAAGACGTGGTAGGAATAGAAATACCTAATGAAAAAGTTGAAACGATATATCTAAGAGAAATACTTGAAAGCGATATTTTCAAAAAAGCAAAATCACCTTTAACTATAGCACTCGGGAAAGATATAGTGGGTGCTCCGTTTGTGACCGACCTTAAAAAGCTTCCTCATTTACTGATAGCTGGTACTACAGGTAGCGGTAAAAGTGTCGGTATTAATGCCATGATTTTATCGCTTTTATACAGAAACTCACCTGATGAGCTTAAATTTTTAATGATAGATCCTAAAATGTTGGAGTTTTCCATATTTAACGATATTCCTCATCTGTTGACGCCTGTAATTACAGAACCGAAAAAAGCAATCATGGCTCTTAATTCTATGGTAAAAGAGATGGAGAGACGTTATAAACTTATGTCAAAAGCAAGAGTTAAAAATATTGAAGGATACAACGCAAAAGTAAGTGAAAACGAAAAAATGCCTTATATTGTAATTATAATAGACGAGCTTGCGGATTTAATGATGACAAGTGGCAAAGACGTTGAATACTCAATTGCAAGACTTGCACAGATGGCAAGGGCCAGCGGTATTCATCTGATAGTCGCTACTCAAAGACCAAGTGTGGATGTTGTAACAGGTTTAATTAAAGCCAATTTACCGAGCCGTATAAGTTTTAAAGTTGGTCAAAAAATAGACTCAAAAGTAATACTTGACCAATTTGGGGCGGAAAGTTTGCTTGGGCGCGGAGATATGCTTTTCACACCTCCTGGAATCACAGGCTTAATAAGGCTTCATGCGCCGTTTACCAGTGAAGATGAAATAGAAAAAGTCGTAGAGTATTTAAAATCTCAAAGAAATGCCGATTATGATACAATAATAGTCAATACTATTGCAGAGAGTGAAATGCTTGAAGAAATTGATGATTTGGACGAATTGTTTGAAGAAGCAAAAGAAATTATATTAAAAGAAAAAAGAACAAGTATTTCATATCTTCAAAGAAGATTAAATATTGGGTATAATAGAGCAGCTAATATTATTGAACAGATGGAAAGAATGGGAATTCTCTCTTCTCCTAATGCAAAAGGACAAAGAGAGATATTAATATGA